CGATATCGCCGACGCTCACACCCTGGCCCATCTGTTCAAGTATGATTCGGTGCACGGTGTCTACCCGGGCGAGGTCACTGCGACCGATGACAGCATTACAATCGACGGCAAGAAACTCAACGTAACCGCGATTAAAGACCCGTCCAAGCTTCCCCATAGGGACAACGGTGTCGACCTTGTGGTCGAATCGACCGGGCTCTTTCGTACCAAAGAAAAAGCAGGTATGCATATCTCCGCAGGCGCAAAGAAAATCTTGATCTCCGCACCTGGCAAAGGCGAAGTGGACGGCAATTTCGTGCGCGGTGTCAATTGTGCTCAGTACGACAAGTCCAAGCATGATATCATCACCATTGGATCCTGCACCACGAACTGCCTTGCTCCTGTGGCCAAAGTACTGCATGATAATTTCAAGATCGAGAACGCCCTGATGACCACGATTCACTCTTACACGTCGAGCCAGCGAATTCTCGATCTTCCTCATAAGGATTTGCGTCGCGCGCGTGCGGCGGCGGTTTCGATGATTCCGACCACGACAGGCGCGGCCAAGGCGATCAGCCTGGTAGTACCACCCCTGGAAGGTAAGATCGACGGTATGGCGATTCGTACCCCGACACCCTGTGGCTCGCTTATCGACCTGGTGGCTACTTTTGAAAAGGATGTCACCAAAGACTCAATCAATGCCGCTATGAAAAAAGCCGCGGAAGCGGGCTCGCTGAAAGGTATCCTCAAGTACGAAACCGATCCGATCGTCTCGAATGATATCGTCGGCAACCCCTACTCCTCGATCTATGATGCCGAACTGACCATGGTGATGGGCAAGCGCCTGGCCAAGGTTCTATCCTGGTATGACAACGAGTGGGGTTTCTCGACCCGCCTGGTCGAGATGCTGGGTATGATGCTCTAATTATAAATTCCCAAAAACATCACCCGCCTGTGATCACACAGGCGGGTTGCATTTTAGACTAAAATATCTTGTTTCGGATTTGGTTTTTTTATATGATAACAGGATCAACCGGGTAATACTGAAATAATCGCAATATCAGATACGGAGGAGAGGGATGGAAAAACTCACGATCGATGATCTCGATCTGGCAGGTAAAAAAGTTCTGGTACGAGTCGATTTCAATGTCCCGATCGCCGATGGCAAAGTAGCCAATGACAAGCGCATTGTGGCATCGCTTCCGACTGTTAAAAAGATCATTGAATCAGGCGGCCGGGCGGTTTTGATGTCTCATCTGGGACGTCCCAAGGGTGAACCGGAACCGCAATTCAGCCTCAGACCGGTGGCAGAAAAGCTTTCAGAACTGCTTGAAAATGATGTTAAATTTGTCGATGACTGTGTCTCGGATGAGGCTTTCGAAATGTCTTCCGGCCTCAAAGACGGCGAGATTCTGCTTTTGGAAAACCTTCGTTTTTATAAAGGAGAGAAGAAAAACGACTCCGAATTCGCGAAAAAACTGGCCGGCCACGGTGAAGTTTATGTTAATGACGCCTTCGGGACAGCCCATCGCGCTCATGCTTCCACAGCTGGTGTGACTTCATATTTCGACAAAGCCGCGGCTGGGTACTTGATGGTCAAGGAGATCGAATACCTTGGCAAAGCGCTCGAATCCCCCGAAAAACCGTTTGCGGCAATCCTGGGTGGCGCCAAGATCTCTGGCAAAATCGATGTAATCATGAACCTGATGGACAAAGTCGACATGATCTTCATCGGCGGGGGGATGGCGTTCACCTTCTTCAAGGCTCAGGGCTACGAGATCGGAAAATCCCTTTTAGAAGAGGACAAGCTTGATCTGGCAAAAGAGATTCTGTCTAAAGTCGAAGATCGTAAATTGAAGTTTTTCCTGCCAGTTGACTCGGTATGCGCACCCGAACTCAAACGTGATGCCGAAACAGAGGTTTACGATGTCAAAGATATGCCTTCTGATCAGATGGGCCTGGACATCGGTCCCCGGACCCTCGACCTGTATAAAAACGAGCTCAAGGGAACTAAAACGATTGTCTGGAACGGTCCGATGGGCGCTTTTGAGTATGCTGATTTTGCTGAAGGTACGATTGAAATTGCAAACTACCTGGCGAAACTGACCGATGACGGCGCAATTACGATTATCGGTGGCGGCGACTCAGCCTCGGCTGTGACCAATGCCGGGGTCGCTGACAAGCTCTCCCATATTTCCACCGGCGGAGGGGCCTCATTGGAGTTTCTGGAGGGCAAGACCCTACCGGGCCTGGATGCATTGACAGATAAATAGGAGATAATTATGCGCACAAAACTGATCGCTGGAAACTGGAAGATGTATAAAACCGATGAAAAGGCGGCACAGCTTGCCAGGGGAATCGCCGAAGGTTTCGAGGGTTCTGACAAGGCTGATGTGCTTTTATGTCCGCCGTTTACATCTCTCAAGACGGTTGCGGAAATAGTCGCAGATACCCCGGTATACCTCGGCGGGCAGAATATGGGCTGGGAAAAAGAAGGTGCATTTACCGGCGAGGTTTCAGGAGAGATGCTCTTGACAATCGGTTGCGATTATGTTATACTTGGCCACTCGGAAAGACGAGAGTATTTTTCCGAGTCTGATCAGCTGATCGGGAAAAAGACCAAACTCGCACTATCCCTTGGACTTAACCCGATCGTATGTGTCGGCGAACAGCTCCAAGAGCGAGAAGCCGACAAAACCGAGGAGGTTGTTAGATCTCAGGTTAAAGGCTTTTCTGCCGAAGCTGGAAATAGCAGGATCGAAAATATTGTGATAGCCTATGAGCCGGTCTGGGCGATCGGTACCGGCAAGACCGCAACTCCCGATATGGCGGTCGAGGTTCATAAGCTGATCCGCTCGATCTGGGCCGAAGAGCATGGTCAGGATGTCGCCGACAACCTCCAGATACTGTACGGCGGTTCTGTCAAACCTGAGAACTCGACCGATCTTTTAGGCCAGGAGGAAATCGACGGTGCCCTGATTGGAGGGGCTTCGTTATCCAAAGATAAATTTCTTGCGATTATATCATCAGTGATATAAGGAGGAACTTTGTTCTCGTTTATTCTGGTAATTCACATTTTCGTCAGCTTTGGACTGATCGTATCGGTTTTGATGCAGTCTGCCAAGGGCGAGGGACTGGCCGGTGCCCTCGGAGGCGGAGCCCTCTCCGGGGCCGTTTTCGGCGGACGAGGCGCAAGCACGTTTCTGTCCAAAGCAACCACGTTTCTGGCGACGGCGTTTATGATTACCTGTATCCTGCTGACATTTACCGGCGGTGGTACCGGAGTTACCAACAGCACGATCACCGGAGAAGCCCAGAAGGCTCTGGAGGATGTGCAGGTCGCTCCGACCCAGATCCCGGCCCAGGGAGGTCAGCAACAGCAGGTCCAGCCGATTACACCGCCCGCGGGTGATGAAGGCGCTGGCGAATAATATTATATACATAAGCTTAATGCCGAAGTGGTGGAACTGGCAGACACGCCATCTTGAGGGGGTGGTGCTTCACGGCGTGCGGGTTCAAATCCCGCCTTCGGCATTTTTTATTGCCCAACATAAAAAACACATAATATGGCAGTAGTATATGTAATATGGCCTTCCGGTTGATTTGTCTGTTTGAATTCCAGTGACCGGAGGGGTATTTTTTTGTGCAAATAACTGCCTGAGTAGCTTGCTTGTGCGATCATTCCGACACCCGCAAACCCGCGTCATTCCTTATTTTTCTTGACTTTTAAGGGCTTCAATCTATAATTCAAAAAGACAGTTAATCTGTCTACCCCCCTCCTTAGGCTGGTTGCTTTTTAGTAACCAGCCATTTTTATTATTGTATATTGTTTTAATAATTGTATGGCTTTAAGTAAGGGAGGGACTATGAACTTAATCAATTTAACTCTGTACTTAGCTATTGTTATACTTATTCTTACAGGTATAATTTTCCGCTATAAATCGTACATGTCCGCAGGTGGTACAAAAGCTGCCAGGGGATTGATCGCTGGGATTATGCCTAAATCATCTGTTTGGGTAAACGAGCGATCATACAGCTATTTTTATAAATCCCAAGTTGTTTACTTTTGGGCTGGTTTCTTTATTGGTCTCAGATTGGCAATTCCATATTTTCAAAGTTGACAAGCTGAATTTATCGTTTTATGTGCAATATCTCAGTATTGAACACTTCAAGTGAGGGATAATGGAATTAGTGAATATCATTTTGCAGCTTGTTTTCATTGTCCTGTTGATTCTCGGATTAGTTTACCGCCATAAAGCCTACACGGCGGCAGGGGAAACAGATCAAGCCCGTGGGTTGATCGTTGGCTTTATGCCAAAGACCACCGGATGGATTAACGATAAATCATACAAATTTTTTCGCAGGTCAGAGATAATGTTTTTCCTGGCTTTATTTAGTATAGCGCTAAGGTTTGGGATATTGTATTTTAACACTTTGTAGATGAAAGCAAATACGCAACAGGCAAAGACAGCAAAGAAGATCATCACGCTTCTAATGAAAGAATATCCGCAGGCCGGGTGCAGCCTGATATTTAAGAATCCTCATCAGCTTGTAGTAGCCACGATACTCTCGGCGCAGTCGACCGATGACCGGGTGAATATGACCACCCCCGAGCTGTTTAAGAAATATCGCTCACCAAAAGCATTTGCAGAGGCTGATCTGGATGATCTGATGAAGATGATCAAACCAGTCGGGCTGTATCGCAACAAAGCCAAAGCGATCAAAAACTGCATGGCGATGGTTGTTGATGAATATGGGGGAGAAATTCCGGCTGATATGGAAAAATTGATAAAACTTCCGGGAGTGGGTCGTAAAACCGCCAACGTGATCTTAAACAATGCTTATAACATTGCATCAGGGATTGCGGTCGATACTCATGTCAAACGGATAGCAAAGCTTCTGGGATGGACCGAACATACCGATCCACTCAAA
The window above is part of the Candidatus Zixiibacteriota bacterium genome. Proteins encoded here:
- the gap gene encoding type I glyceraldehyde-3-phosphate dehydrogenase, yielding DIADAHTLAHLFKYDSVHGVYPGEVTATDDSITIDGKKLNVTAIKDPSKLPHRDNGVDLVVESTGLFRTKEKAGMHISAGAKKILISAPGKGEVDGNFVRGVNCAQYDKSKHDIITIGSCTTNCLAPVAKVLHDNFKIENALMTTIHSYTSSQRILDLPHKDLRRARAAAVSMIPTTTGAAKAISLVVPPLEGKIDGMAIRTPTPCGSLIDLVATFEKDVTKDSINAAMKKAAEAGSLKGILKYETDPIVSNDIVGNPYSSIYDAELTMVMGKRLAKVLSWYDNEWGFSTRLVEMLGMML
- the secG gene encoding preprotein translocase subunit SecG, translated to MFSFILVIHIFVSFGLIVSVLMQSAKGEGLAGALGGGALSGAVFGGRGASTFLSKATTFLATAFMITCILLTFTGGGTGVTNSTITGEAQKALEDVQVAPTQIPAQGGQQQQVQPITPPAGDEGAGE
- a CDS encoding triose-phosphate isomerase, translating into MRTKLIAGNWKMYKTDEKAAQLARGIAEGFEGSDKADVLLCPPFTSLKTVAEIVADTPVYLGGQNMGWEKEGAFTGEVSGEMLLTIGCDYVILGHSERREYFSESDQLIGKKTKLALSLGLNPIVCVGEQLQEREADKTEEVVRSQVKGFSAEAGNSRIENIVIAYEPVWAIGTGKTATPDMAVEVHKLIRSIWAEEHGQDVADNLQILYGGSVKPENSTDLLGQEEIDGALIGGASLSKDKFLAIISSVI
- the nth gene encoding endonuclease III, with the translated sequence MKANTQQAKTAKKIITLLMKEYPQAGCSLIFKNPHQLVVATILSAQSTDDRVNMTTPELFKKYRSPKAFAEADLDDLMKMIKPVGLYRNKAKAIKNCMAMVVDEYGGEIPADMEKLIKLPGVGRKTANVILNNAYNIASGIAVDTHVKRIAKLLGWTEHTDPLKIEADLMELLPKKEWIMISHRLIFHGRAVCIARRPKCAECVLNQLCPSSTA
- the pgk gene encoding phosphoglycerate kinase, which produces MEKLTIDDLDLAGKKVLVRVDFNVPIADGKVANDKRIVASLPTVKKIIESGGRAVLMSHLGRPKGEPEPQFSLRPVAEKLSELLENDVKFVDDCVSDEAFEMSSGLKDGEILLLENLRFYKGEKKNDSEFAKKLAGHGEVYVNDAFGTAHRAHASTAGVTSYFDKAAAGYLMVKEIEYLGKALESPEKPFAAILGGAKISGKIDVIMNLMDKVDMIFIGGGMAFTFFKAQGYEIGKSLLEEDKLDLAKEILSKVEDRKLKFFLPVDSVCAPELKRDAETEVYDVKDMPSDQMGLDIGPRTLDLYKNELKGTKTIVWNGPMGAFEYADFAEGTIEIANYLAKLTDDGAITIIGGGDSASAVTNAGVADKLSHISTGGGASLEFLEGKTLPGLDALTDK